One window from the genome of Spiractinospora alimapuensis encodes:
- a CDS encoding sugar ABC transporter permease, whose product MVTASARGGRERGVLASVGLHLGLVTASLIALLPVVWIVLTSIQPRHVWQSTSVEVVRDPTFANYLHVLTETPFLRWFANTLVVAGLTTVVALFLAATTGYAVSRFRFPGMRPLMWSLLITQMFPVAILIVPLYTVLVRLGLINHHLGLTLTYLTIAVPFCAWMLRGYFDTIPTEIDEAGRMDGLTPFGTFWRLVLPLAKPGLAVVGFFAFITAWGEVAFASAFMIDADNFTLAVGLRTQFVAERRAEWGYLSAAAVMIAVPALLVFLGAQRHLEGGLTAGATKT is encoded by the coding sequence ATGGTGACCGCATCGGCTCGCGGGGGGCGGGAACGCGGCGTCCTCGCCTCCGTCGGCCTCCATCTCGGACTGGTGACGGCGAGCCTCATCGCGCTGTTGCCCGTGGTGTGGATCGTCCTCACCTCGATCCAGCCACGCCACGTGTGGCAGAGCACGTCGGTCGAGGTGGTGCGGGACCCGACGTTCGCGAACTACCTGCACGTCCTCACCGAGACACCGTTCCTGCGCTGGTTCGCCAACACCCTCGTCGTCGCGGGCCTCACGACGGTCGTGGCGCTCTTCCTCGCCGCGACGACCGGATACGCGGTCAGCCGGTTCCGGTTCCCGGGGATGCGGCCACTGATGTGGTCGCTGCTCATCACCCAGATGTTCCCGGTCGCGATCCTGATCGTGCCCCTCTACACGGTGTTGGTCCGACTCGGGCTCATCAACCACCATCTCGGCCTCACGCTCACCTACCTCACCATCGCGGTGCCGTTCTGCGCCTGGATGTTGCGGGGCTACTTCGACACCATCCCGACGGAGATCGATGAGGCGGGCCGGATGGACGGTCTCACACCGTTCGGCACCTTCTGGCGGCTCGTGTTGCCGTTGGCCAAACCCGGTCTCGCCGTGGTCGGCTTCTTCGCCTTCATCACCGCGTGGGGGGAGGTGGCGTTCGCGTCCGCGTTCATGATCGACGCCGACAACTTCACCCTGGCGGTGGGGCTGCGCACCCAGTTCGTGGCGGAACGCCGCGCGGAGTGGGGCTATTTGAGCGCGGCGGCCGTCATGATCGCCGTCCCGGCGCTCCTGGTGTTCCTCGGCGCCCAACGTCACCTGGAAGGGGGACTGACCGCGGGGGCGACCAAGACCTGA
- a CDS encoding carbohydrate ABC transporter permease has protein sequence MTNVATTVQRRRATPARPPRPRAAEPGPLRRFLRTHWYAWALTAPVVIVMSVVIAFPFARGLWLSFTDADRRNVSTRIGENVTPATYEFVGVDNYVAILTGDVGDFWARLTWTVVWTLACVACHFGLGLGLAVMLNRRVALRGVYRAVMILPWAVPPFVSAFIWRYLYQGEYGLFNAALRGMGFPGVEWLGDPFWAKVVVITINVWLGVPFMMVALLGGLQSIPGQLYEAARVDGASPWQQFRHITLPSLRPVAAPVVLIGTIWTFNQFPVIFLVTGGGPARSTDLLVTYAFRLFGDGTYGVASAYGMVILGLLLVLGVIYQRALRREGQAW, from the coding sequence ATGACAAACGTGGCCACCACAGTCCAACGCCGCCGGGCCACGCCCGCGCGGCCTCCTCGCCCCCGCGCCGCGGAGCCGGGCCCCCTTCGGCGGTTCCTGCGCACCCACTGGTACGCCTGGGCGCTGACGGCACCGGTCGTCATCGTGATGTCGGTCGTCATCGCGTTCCCCTTCGCGCGCGGCCTGTGGCTGTCGTTCACCGACGCCGACAGACGCAACGTGTCCACCCGGATCGGCGAGAACGTCACCCCCGCGACCTACGAGTTCGTCGGGGTCGACAACTACGTCGCGATCCTGACCGGCGACGTCGGCGACTTCTGGGCGCGACTCACCTGGACCGTGGTGTGGACGCTGGCGTGCGTCGCCTGCCACTTCGGTCTCGGACTCGGGCTCGCGGTGATGCTCAACCGTCGGGTCGCGCTGCGCGGTGTCTACCGGGCCGTCATGATCCTGCCCTGGGCCGTGCCACCCTTCGTCAGCGCCTTCATCTGGCGCTACCTCTACCAGGGCGAGTACGGGCTGTTCAACGCCGCCCTGCGCGGGATGGGGTTCCCCGGTGTCGAGTGGCTCGGTGACCCGTTCTGGGCGAAGGTCGTGGTCATCACGATCAACGTGTGGCTGGGGGTCCCCTTCATGATGGTCGCGCTGCTGGGCGGCCTGCAGTCCATCCCGGGGCAGCTCTACGAGGCGGCGCGGGTGGACGGGGCCAGTCCCTGGCAACAGTTCCGCCACATCACCCTGCCCAGTCTGCGTCCGGTGGCCGCCCCGGTCGTGCTGATCGGCACCATCTGGACGTTCAACCAGTTCCCGGTGATCTTCCTGGTGACCGGTGGCGGGCCGGCGCGCAGCACCGACCTGCTCGTCACCTACGCCTTCCGCCTGTTCGGGGACGGCACCTACGGGGTCGCCTCCGCCTACGGAATGGTGATCCTGGGGCTCCTGCTGGTGCTGGGCGTCATCTACCAACGTGCGCTGCGACGAGAGGGGCAGGCATGGTGA